In one window of Clavelina lepadiformis chromosome 4, kaClaLepa1.1, whole genome shotgun sequence DNA:
- the LOC143451790 gene encoding uncharacterized protein LOC143451790: protein MKAIVVFVCLLLTSSDARLQASLSILPDLAFFFRGDNSSLYDVKGDNFTKIADIPARFYFEGIPDEITGATNLLSDDGLDVITMLFQNETLYLVGNNVTVTNFELKDLFPGLSRTVDAAYPVVVGNRTVVGTNFIYKNFIFKCAEIGKRCTKQTLRSFTRFPREFLRDGRRIKAAFALPDGGAVLFKENYHVILKDDQVQVQRRNDDVFGGIN, encoded by the exons ATGAAggcaattgttgtttttgtttgtcttttgtTGACGTCATCGGACGCGCGACTCCAGGCGTCGCTGAGCATTCTTCCCGACCTCGCCTTCTTCTTCCGTGGGGACAATAGCTcgctttatgacgtcaaaggAGATAATTTTACAAAGATCGCTGATATTCCCGCCAGGTTTTATTTCGAAG GAATTCCCGATGAGATCACTGGCGCCACCAATTTGTTGTCTGATGACGGTCTTGACGTCATCACGATGTTATTCCAGAATGAGACCCTGTATTTGGTTGGCAATAACGTTACAGTGACAAATTTTGAGTTGAAAGATTTGTTTCCTGGCTTAAGTAGAACTGTCGACGCCGCATACCCAGT GGTGGTTGGAAACAGAACTGTTGTGGGAACCAACTTTATCTACAAGAACTTCATCTTTAAATGTGCCGAGATAGGCAAGCGATGCACCAAGCAGACACTGCGCAGTTTCACGCGATTCCCGCGCGAATTTTTGCGCGATGGACGACGAATTAAAGCTGCCTTTGCTCTCCCGGACGGCGGAGCGGTTTTGTTCAAAGAAAACTATCACGTCAT CCTCAAGGACGACCAAGTTCAAGTGCAAAGAAGAAATGATGACGTGTTTGGCGGCATAAACTGA
- the LOC143451789 gene encoding sialate O-acetylesterase-like has translation MIFLKLSLVSLLCFVQSHASSQTNGNFSFASYFQEDMVLQMKPHRAQLWGYGTVGAVVNVSLNQDVYSTRVKAGQDGRGVWLVVLRPHDAGGPVTFQAVQDNHGLLSWILLKNVLFGDIWICGGQSNMRFTMSMVTNATKEIAAASNYTDIRVMTPAKVESDSPLYDLKSIEEGWSIPSQDSLGAKAWSYFSAVCWLYGRYIYDEIKVPIGLISPNWGGTPVETWSSHRALSKCGLQDRSTSFRFNNKVPTSNSVLWNAMIHPLLNMTVKGAIWYQGEANTYYHKDVYSCSFPAMIEDWRKSWHQGTMGHSDPQFPFGFVQLANNKSFDDGSFPVIRWHQTADYGYVPNPKMPNTFMAVAMDLPDRDSPYGAVHPRDKQDVARRLSYGGLNITYKRPIDPQGPIPSSGVRSTDGRVELTYPNHQHLIVSEQGNFQVCCNFSKCDHLKASPDPDWLWAPITSHTHRSVTLNAKVCVEKGGYASVVRYAWSLTPCKFKQCSVYNHIGLPAPPYVITLGDI, from the exons ATGATTTTCTTGAAACTTTCTTTAGTTTCTTTGCTCTGTTTTGTGCAATCTCACGCTTCAAGTCAAA CCAATGGCAATTTCTCATTTGCCTCGTACTTTCAAGAGGATATGGTTCTTCAAATGAAGCCACACCGAGCTCAATTGTGGGGGTATGGCACAGTAGGGGCTGTTGTTAATGTTTCTTTGAATCAAGATGTTTACTCAACGAGGGTCAAAGCAGGCCAAGATGGACGAGGGGTGTGGTTGGTGGTTCTTCGACCACACGATGCGGGTGGACCGGTCACGTTTCAAGCGGTGCAGGACAACCACGGTCTGCTCAGCTGGATACttcttaaaaatgttttgtttggcGACATTTGGATTTGCGGTGGACAGAGCAACATGCGGTTCACCATGTCAATG GTCACAAACGCGACAAAAGAAATAGCAGCGGCATCAAACTACACCGACATCAGAGTCATGACTCCAGCGAAGGTTGAGTCGGACTCTCCGTTGTATGACTTGAAGTCGATCGAAGAGGGTTGGTCTATTCCCTCACAAG ACTCCCTGGGAGCAAAAGCTTGGAGCTATTTCTCGGCAGTTTGTTGGCTCTATGGTCGTTATATTTATGACGAAATAAAGGTCCCGATTGGGTTAATATCACCCAACTGGGGGGGCACCCCAGTGGAAACGTGGTCATCACATCGTGCGCTTTCCAAGTGCGGTTTGCAAGATCGATCCACGAG CTTCCGGTTCAATAATAAAGTTCCTACCAGCAACAGTGTTCTTTGGAATGCTATGATTCATCCTCTACTTAACATGACTGTGAAAGGGGCGATATGGTACCAAG GGGAGGCGAACACGTACTACCACAAGGATGTCTACTCATGCTCCTTCCCGGCCATGATTGAAGATTGGAGAAAGTCATGGCACCAGGGGACCATGGGGCACTCTGACCCCCAATTTCCTTTCGGATTCGTACAG CTggcaaacaataaaagcttcGACGATGGCTCATTTCCTGTCATTAGGTGGCACCAGACAGCAGATTATGGCTACGTCCCTAACCCTAAGATGCCGAACACCTTCATGGCCGTGGCGATGGACCTGCCTGACAGGGATTCGCCATACGGGGCCGTCCACCCCCGTGACAAGCAGGATGTGGCTCGAAGGTTGTCATACGGGGGCCTCAACATCACGTACAAGCGCCCCATCGACCCACAAGGACCCATTCCAAGCAGTGGGGTTCGAAGTACAGATGGTCGTGTGGAGCTGACATACCCCAACCATCAACATCTCATTGTCTCCGAGCAGGGGAATTTTCAG GTCTGCTGCAATTTTTCCAAGTGCGACCACCTGAAAGCTTCACCAGATCCTGATTGGCTGTGGGCACCTATTACGTCACACACCCATCGGAGCGTGACGCTCAATGCAAAGGTTTGCGTCGAGAAGGGAGGTTACGCTTCAGTGGTTCGATACGCATGGTCGCTCACGCCATGCAAGTTCAAGCAGTGCTCTGTATACAACCACATCGGCTTACCAGCGCCACCTTACGTAATTACGCTCGGAGATATTTAA